The DNA region CTTAGGGGTCACTCCCACCTGAACACATAGGGTGGGTAGAGCGAACGCGGAGAACTGAAACATCTAAGTACCCGCAGGAAAAGAAATCAACCGAGATTCCGTGAGTAGTGGTGAGCGAAAATGGAAGAGCCTGTACGTTTTAGCCGTTGAGTTAGTGGAAGAGTCTGGAAAGGCTCGCCATAGTGGGTGATAGCCCCGTACACGAAAACTGAATGGTGGCACTGAGCGTACGACAAGTAGGGCGGGACACGAGAAATCCTGTCTGAAGATGGGGGGACCATCCTCCAAGGCTAAATACTCATGATCGACCGATAGTGAACCAGTACCGTGAGGGAAAGGCGAAAAGAACCCCGGGAGGGGAGTGAAATAGAACCTGAAACCGGATGCATACAAACAGTGGGAGCCTCGCAAGGGGTGACTGCGTACCTTTTGTATAATGGGTCAGCGACTTACGTTCAGTAGCGAGCTTAACCGAATAGGGGAGGCGTAGCGAAAGCGAGTCCGAATAGGGCGCTTCAGTTGCTGGGCGTAGACCCGAAACCGAGTGATCTATCCATGGCCAGGATGAAGGTGCGGTAACACGCACTGGAGGTCCGAACCCACTAATGTTGCAAAATTAGGGGATGAGCTGTGGATAGGGGTGAAAGGCTAAACAAACTCGGAGATAGCTGGTTCTCCCCGAAAACTATTTAGGTAGTGCCTCATGTATCACTTCCGGGGGTAAAGCACTGTTATGGCTAGGGGGTCATTGCGACTTACCAACCCATGGCAAACTCTGAATACCGGAAAGTGCAAGCATGGGAGACAGACGGTGGGTGCTAACGTCCATCGTCAAGAGGGAAACAACCCAGACCGCCAGCTAAGGTCCCAAATGATCAGTTAAGTGGTAAACGAAGTGGGAAGGCCCAGACAGCCAGGATGTTGGCTTAGAAGCAGCCATCATTTAAAGAAAGCGTAATAGCTCACTGGTCGAGTCGTCCTGCGCGGAAGATGTAACGGGGCTCAAACTGATAACCGAAGCTGCGGATTTGCACGCGAGTGCAAGTGGTAGGGGAGCGTTCTGTAGGTCTGTGAAGGTGTGTCGAAAGGCATGCTGGAGATATCAGAAGTGCGAATGCTGACATGAGTAGCGATAAAGCGGGTGAAAAGCCCGCTCACCGAAAGCCCAAGGTTTCCTACGCAACGTTCATCGGCGTAGGGTGAGTCGGCCCCTAAGGCGAGGCAGAAATGCGTAGTCGATGGGAAACTGGTTAACATTCCAGTACTTTCATACAGTGCGATGGGGGGACGGAGAAGGTTAGGTCAGCCAACTGTTGGAATAGTTGGTTCAAGCTGGTAGGCGGGACACGCAGGCAAATCCACGTGTTCGTTAACGCCGAGAAGTGATAACGAGGGTCTACGGACCTGAAGTGACTGATACCCTGCTTCCAGGAAAAGCCTCTAAGCTTCAGCTGTATGAGAACCGTACCGCAAACCGACACAGGTGGGCAGGAAGAAAATTCTAAGGTGCTTGAGAGAACTCAGGAGAAGGAACTCGGCAAATTGATACCGTAACTTCGGGAGAAGGTATGCCTCTTAGGGTGTAGGACTTCGCGTCCGAAGCTTTGAGAGGTCGCAGAGAATCGGTGGCTGCGACTGTTTATCAAAAACACAGCACTGTGCCAACACGAAAGTGGACGTATACGGTGTGACGCCTGCCCGGTGCCGGAAGGTTAAGTGATGGGGTGCAAGCTCTTGATCGAAGCCCCGGTAAACGGCGGCCGTAACTATAACGGTCCTAAGGTAGCGAAATTCCTTGTCGGGTAAGTTCCGACCCGCACGAATGGCGTAACGATGGCCACACTGTCTCCTCCTGAGACTCAGCGAAGTTGAAATGTTTGTGAAGATGCAATCTACCCGCTGCTAGACGGAAAGACCCCGTGAACCTTTACTGTAGCTTTGCATGGGACTTTGAACAGACTTGTGTAGGATAGGTGGGAGGCTATGAAGCGTGAACGCTAGTTTGCGTGGAGCCGTCCTTGAAATACCACCCTGGTGTGTTTGAGGTTCTAACCTAGGTCCGTGATCCGGATCGGGGACAGTGCATGGTAGGCAGTTTGACTGGGGCGGTCTCCTCCCAAAGTGTAACGGAGGAGTTCGAAGGTCACCTAGGTACGGTCGGAAATCGTGCTGATAGTGCAATGGCAAAAGGTGGCTTAACTGCGAGACCGACAAGTCGAGCAGGTGCGAAAGCAGGACATAGTGATCCGGTGGTTCTGAATGGAAGGGCCATCGCTCAACGGATAAAAGGTACTCCGGGGATAACAGGCTGATTCCGCCCAAGAGTTCACATCGACGGCGGAGTTTGGCACCTCGATGTCGGCTCATCACATCCTGGGGCTGTAGCCGGTCCCAAGGGTATGGCTGTTCGCCATTTAAAGTGGTACGCGAGCTGGGTTCAAAACGTCGTGAGACAGTTTGGTCCCTATCTGCAGTGGGCGTTGGAAGTTTGACGGGGGCTGCTCCTAGTACGAGAGGACCGGAGTGGACGAACCTCTGGTGTACCGGTTGTCACGCCAGTGGCATCGCCGGGTAGCTAAGTTCGGAAGAGATAACCGCTGAAAGCATCTAAGCGGGAAACTCGCCTGAAGATGAGACTTCCCTGAGGGCTAGACCCTCCTGAAGAGTCGTTCGAGACCAGGACGTTGATAGGTCGGGTGTGGAAGCGCTGTGAGGCGTGAAGCTAACCGATACTAATGGCTCGTGAGGCTTGATCCTATCATTTGATGGGCTTTGTGCCCGATACATACGAATTCAAACCAAACGGCTTCTGCAGTTTGTAGACAGTTTATGTCTGGCGGCCATAGCGAGGTGGTCCCACGCCTTCCCATCCCGAACAGGACCGTGAAACGCCTTAGCGCCGATGATAGTGCGGCATTCGCCGTGTGAAAGTAGGACACTGCCAGACTCCCCATGCAAAGCCCAGACCGACAGGTCTGGGCTTTTTGCTTTGTGGCCGTACCAGGACTCGTGCCCGGCTATGCCGTGATCAACGAGGCCGATTTCAGGCTACAATTCACCGTTAGCCAGTATTGAATGTGATGGAATGATGAAGCCGCACCCCCGCAATGCCCGTATCAAGGGTTCGGCCTTGCGCCCGAACCGCTTCATTTTCGGTGATGCCATGGATGAGCAGGGCCTGGAGCCTTGCGAATATGTGGTTCATACCGAGTCGCCTGCTTTTGTCTGCCGTCTGGTCGGCTATGATGTCACGCCGTTTGATGGTCGTGATCAGGATGCCTTCGCCAGCGCCTTGCTGTTTGATGAGGGCGACAATGCCACGATTTATGTCTGCAATCCGGGTTTTCGTCTGTTCGATTTCAATTTTCATGACACCACGCCGACGGCCGCAGAGCTGCATGCCATTTGTGATGAGGCCATGAAGATCTATCTGCAGCTGCAGGAACATCGCGAGCGTGAGGCGACCATGCCGGCGCGCGAGATGCGTGCCTATCCGATCAAGCCTTTATTGCCTGCCGCGCGTTCGGCTGCGGTCAAGGCTTTGCAGGCCATGGCGCTGGAGGCCTGCGAACGGCCGATGAGCAAGCTGCAATTGAGTGGCCTGGTGCAGCAGACCCTGGCGCAGGATGATCAGGCGGTCATGACCGAAGCGCAGCTCGGCTTGCTGACGCAGCCGCAGGCGCGTGATTTATTGCTGGCGACGGCGCGTGACTGTATCGCCTTCCCCGAGGTGGTGCGCAAGGATGGCTCTATTCTGTCGTTCGAGCTGTGGGCATTGCCTTTTGCTTTTTCCCGCGCGCAGGGTGGGGCGTGGTGGCATTTCCCCATGATGGAGCGGGTGGAGCCGGTTCTGGCCGATGCGCTCGGGCTGCCGGAAAAGAAAATCCTGTGGATGTCGCCGACCTGTTTCACCGTCGAGATGCTCAATGAGCGCAGCTGCCAGGATCTGGTGCATCTGGCGCCGGTGATGGATCTGGGGTGTGACTATGCGCCGGTGAATCCGGAGGATGCGCGTGCGACTTACGAAGCCGCTCGCCAGACGCAGGATCCGCGACTGATGCTGGCGTTTATTCCCTTCCTGGTGGAGCGTGGTGCGCTGCCGCCAGATCAGGCTCGTCGACATGCTCGCAAGGCGCTGGATGCGGTGATGCCGCTGGTGCAGGAGGCGATCGGTCGGGAAATGGAGTATGGCGAAGCCGAGTTGTTTGCGCCCATGCCCTGGTGGGAGGCTTTGGCCAGCGGGATTGGCAGTGTCAATCGCAAGCGGCTGGGGCTGACGCTGGCCCTGTGTGGCGCGCAATTGGGCGGGCTGAAGGCGCTGCATGCGGAAGCCGAGTATCAGCCGGAGCATCTGTCTTATGAGGTGTTGCTGCGCGAGAGCGGACGTGAAGAGGTGGTTGCGCGTCTGCCCTGGCTGCTGGTGCCGGATGTGGCGCCGGACCGCAGTCGCGCCCTGGATGATCTGACTTATTGCTTGCGCGAGGCCGGTGTGCCGCTGGCCGAGCGTATCTCGCGGCTGCACTGAGCGCGTGGTCCAAAGAAGAAAAGCCGGCTTGCGCCGGCTTTTTTGTCTTTAGCGGTCAATGCCGCCGAGACACAGGTATTTGATTTCCAGATAATCCTCGATGCCGTATTTCGATCCCTCTCGGCCCAGTCCGGACTGTTTGACGCCGCCAAACGGTGCGGTTTCGTTGGAGAGGATGCCGGTGTTGACGGCGACCATGCCATACTCGAGTCCTTCGCCGACACGGAAGATGCGGCCCAGATCTCGCGAGTAGAAGTAGCTGGCCAGCCCGAACTCCGTATCATTGGCCAGTTGGATGGCTTCTTCCTCGGTCTTGAAGCGGAAGATCGGTGCCAGCGGTCCGAAGGTTTCTTCGCGCGCCACCTTCATTTCGCTTGTCACGCCGGTCACCACGGTCGGCTCGAAGAAGTTGCCTCCCAGTGCATGGCGTTTGCCGCCCAGCACCAGACGTCCGCCCTTGCCGAGGGCATCGGCGACATGCTCTTCCACTTTGCTGATCGCCTTGTCGTCGATCAGCGGTCCCTGGTTCACGCCTGCCTCCAGGCCATTGCCGACATTCAGCTTGGCGACGGCGGCGACAAATTTCTCGACGAAGGCATCGTGTACAGCATCCTGCACGTAGATACGGTTGGCGCAAACGCAGGTCTGGCCGGCATTGCGGTATTTGGAAATCATGGCCCCTTCGACTGCCGCATCCAGGTCGGCATCATCGAAGACGATGAAGGGCGCATTGCCGCCCAATTCCATCGAGACTTTCTTGACGGTTTCTGCGCACTGGGCAATCAACTTGCGGCCCACTTCCGTCGAGCCGGTGAAGCTGAATTTGCGCACCGCGTCGGCACCGGTCAGCACGCCGCCGATTTCGCTCGATCCGCCGGTCAGTACCGAGAAGACGCCGGCCGGGATACCGGCGCGTTCGGCCAGGACGGCGATGGCCAGGGCGGACAGCGGGGTCTGGCTGGCCGGGCGGACCACCATCGGGCAGCCGGCGGCGAGTGCCGGTGCTGCCTTGCGGGTGATCATGGCATTGGGGAAGTTCCACGGTGTGATGGCCGCGGTGACGCCGATCGGTTCCTTGAGTACCAGGATGCGTTTGTCGCCCTGGCTGGTCGGAATGGTGTCGCCATAGACGCGCTTGGCTTCTTCGGCATACCACTCGATATAGGAGGCGCCATAGGCGATCTCGCCTTTGGCTTCGGCCAGCGGTTTGCCCTGCTCGGCGGTCAGGATGGTGGCCAGGTCTTCCTGGTTGGCCATCATCAGGTCATACCAGCGGCGCAGGATGGCCGCGCGTTCTTTGGCGGTCTTTTTCTTCCACAGCGGGAAAGCTTTTTCTGCCGCCGCAACGGCGCGTTCCGCTTCGCATTTGCCCATTTTCGGCACCGTGGCGAGGCGTTCGCCGGTTGCCGGATTGGTCACTTCGATGGTGGCGCCGTTATCGGCATCCTGCCATTCGCCATTGATATAGCACTGCTGGCGCAGCAGGCTCGGATCTTTCAGATTCAGCATGCGATGACTCCCTGTCAGGCCTTGAGTGCTTGTTCGAGAATGCCGAGTGCTTCATTGAATACGGTGTCTTCAATGGTCAGCGGGAACAGGAAGCGCACCACGTTGGCATAAGTCCCGCAGGTCAGCAGGATCAGGCCGCGCTTCAGCGCTTCGGCCTGTACCTTCTTGGTGAAGTCGACATCGGCCTCGTGGGTGCCCGGTTTCATGAACTCGACCGCTACCATGCCTCCCAGGCCGCGCACGTCGGCAATCTGCGGTACCGCCTGTTTCAGGCTGCGCAGCTTTTCCTGCAGCAGGGCGCCCAGCTGGGCCGAACGTGCCACCAGGTTTTCTTCTTCGATGACTTCCAGGACGGCTTCGGCTGCGGCCAGGGCCAGCGGGTTGCCGGCATAGGTACCGCCCAGGCCGCCAGGTGCCGGTGCATCCATCAGTTCGGCGCGACCGACCACGGCCGCCAGCGGGAATCCGCCGGCCAGGCTCTTGGCCAGGGTGGTCAGGTCGGCGCTGACGCCGTAATGTTCCATGGCAAACAGCTTGCCGGTGCGGGCAAAGCCTGCCTGGACTTCATCGGCAATCAGCAGGATGCCGTGCTGGTCACAGAGGCTGCGCAGGCGTTGTACGAAGTCGGCCGGTGCCGGGTAGAACCCCCCCTCGCCCTGAACCGGTTCGAAGATGATGGCGGCCACGCGGGCCGGATCGACGTCGTACTTGAACAGTTTCTCAACGCCGGCCAGGGCATCATCCACGCTGACGCCATGCAGGGCGTTCGGATAGGGGGCGTGATAGATGTCGGACGGGAACGGGCCAAAGCCGACCTTGTAGGGAACGACCTTGCCGGTCAATGCCATGCCCAGCAGGGTGCGGCCATGGAAGGCGCCACCGAAGGCAATCACGGCCGGACGGCCGGTCGCGGCTCGGGCGATCTTGACGGCGTTTTCAACGGCTTCGGCACCGGTGGTGAAGAAGGCGGTTTTCTTGGCGCCGGCACCCGGTGCGCGCTGATTGATTTTTTCTGCCAGCGAGATATAGGACTCGTAGGGCACCACCTGATAGCAGGTGTGGCTGAACTGTTGCAGCTGCTTGCTGACGGCAGCCTGCACCTTGGGATGCAGATGGCCGGTGTTCAGTACGCCGA from Paludibacterium sp. B53371 includes:
- the gabD gene encoding NADP-dependent succinate-semialdehyde dehydrogenase, which gives rise to MLNLKDPSLLRQQCYINGEWQDADNGATIEVTNPATGERLATVPKMGKCEAERAVAAAEKAFPLWKKKTAKERAAILRRWYDLMMANQEDLATILTAEQGKPLAEAKGEIAYGASYIEWYAEEAKRVYGDTIPTSQGDKRILVLKEPIGVTAAITPWNFPNAMITRKAAPALAAGCPMVVRPASQTPLSALAIAVLAERAGIPAGVFSVLTGGSSEIGGVLTGADAVRKFSFTGSTEVGRKLIAQCAETVKKVSMELGGNAPFIVFDDADLDAAVEGAMISKYRNAGQTCVCANRIYVQDAVHDAFVEKFVAAVAKLNVGNGLEAGVNQGPLIDDKAISKVEEHVADALGKGGRLVLGGKRHALGGNFFEPTVVTGVTSEMKVAREETFGPLAPIFRFKTEEEAIQLANDTEFGLASYFYSRDLGRIFRVGEGLEYGMVAVNTGILSNETAPFGGVKQSGLGREGSKYGIEDYLEIKYLCLGGIDR
- the gabT gene encoding 4-aminobutyrate--2-oxoglutarate transaminase encodes the protein MSDLLKRKAQATPRGVGVMCDFFIDHAKNAELWTTEGKRYIDFAGGIGVLNTGHLHPKVQAAVSKQLQQFSHTCYQVVPYESYISLAEKINQRAPGAGAKKTAFFTTGAEAVENAVKIARAATGRPAVIAFGGAFHGRTLLGMALTGKVVPYKVGFGPFPSDIYHAPYPNALHGVSVDDALAGVEKLFKYDVDPARVAAIIFEPVQGEGGFYPAPADFVQRLRSLCDQHGILLIADEVQAGFARTGKLFAMEHYGVSADLTTLAKSLAGGFPLAAVVGRAELMDAPAPGGLGGTYAGNPLALAAAEAVLEVIEEENLVARSAQLGALLQEKLRSLKQAVPQIADVRGLGGMVAVEFMKPGTHEADVDFTKKVQAEALKRGLILLTCGTYANVVRFLFPLTIEDTVFNEALGILEQALKA